One part of the Acidimicrobiia bacterium genome encodes these proteins:
- a CDS encoding DUF1801 domain-containing protein, translated as MSEQEVDDYLAGLDQAKRTTLEELRQSNLAVIPDAEQGISYGMPAFKLNGKTIAGFAAFKNHLSYFPHSGSVLAELPEDLASYVTSKGTLQFPINEPLSNGLVEKLIAVRMRQIGSV; from the coding sequence GTGTCCGAGCAAGAGGTCGATGATTATCTAGCCGGTCTTGACCAGGCAAAGCGGACCACTCTCGAGGAGTTGCGTCAAAGCAATCTGGCCGTTATTCCCGACGCTGAACAGGGCATCTCGTATGGCATGCCGGCGTTCAAGCTCAACGGCAAGACGATTGCTGGCTTCGCAGCATTCAAGAATCACCTCAGCTACTTTCCTCATAGCGGTTCGGTGTTGGCGGAGTTGCCTGAAGATCTTGCCTCGTACGTCACCTCGAAAGGAACGCTCCAGTTTCCTATCAACGAGCCGCTCTCGAATGGATTGGTAGAAAAGCTCATCGCGGTCCGGATGCGCCAGATCGGTTCCGTTTGA
- a CDS encoding SDR family oxidoreductase — translation MPLTGKVVVVTGAGGGIGKAIALKCSVAGADLVLASRSRDLLEVVADEVTALGREAAVVPTDVTDGGSVEALAEATYARFGRADVLVNNSGIAGPTALTWETDVDEWQETLAVNLTGPWLCCRAFIPRMIPHQSGSIINIGSITGKRPLLGRTPYAATKAGLIGITRTIAEEAGPHGIRVNLVSPGAVEGPRIDRVFEAQAKATGSTPEHVRSNFERLSPMGKIVTAEQVADAVVFLASDHASAITGIDLNVTNGMVMY, via the coding sequence ATGCCACTGACGGGGAAAGTGGTCGTCGTGACGGGAGCCGGCGGGGGTATTGGCAAGGCAATCGCCCTCAAGTGTTCGGTGGCGGGCGCGGATCTCGTGTTGGCATCTCGCTCCCGTGATTTGCTCGAAGTGGTCGCCGACGAGGTGACGGCGCTGGGCCGTGAGGCGGCGGTCGTTCCAACCGACGTAACGGATGGTGGTTCGGTTGAGGCGCTAGCTGAGGCGACCTACGCGCGGTTCGGTCGGGCGGACGTACTCGTCAATAACAGCGGGATCGCCGGTCCGACTGCCTTGACGTGGGAGACCGATGTCGACGAATGGCAGGAAACGTTGGCCGTCAACTTGACCGGGCCGTGGCTGTGTTGCCGGGCTTTCATCCCGAGGATGATCCCTCACCAGTCGGGCAGCATCATCAATATCGGATCAATTACCGGCAAACGACCGTTACTGGGCCGGACCCCGTACGCGGCGACGAAAGCCGGTTTGATCGGAATCACCCGAACCATCGCCGAGGAGGCCGGTCCGCATGGGATTCGCGTGAACCTTGTCTCACCGGGAGCCGTAGAAGGTCCCCGAATCGACCGGGTATTCGAAGCGCAAGCGAAGGCAACCGGATCGACCCCCGAACACGTTCGCAGCAACTTCGAGAGGCTCTCACCGATGGGGAAGATCGTTACCGCAGAGCAGGTTGCCGATGCCGTGGTGTTCCTGGCATCGGATCACGCCTCCGCCATCACCGGCATCGACCTCAACGTTACGAATGGCATGGTGATGTACTGA
- a CDS encoding PPOX class F420-dependent oxidoreductase, translating into MTIPLYNFLDVADGLQENQFGIGHRTVINSLDDLDPIYKRLLDEPVTGVFSVIAPDGRPSLTPMWFDYDGDKVLVNVAAHRKKTAWIKASPELSLILVNPENAYHWVSMKITVEREIHEDDPAEGKRAADQVDKIWRKYTGDEGVYGLRDPAGHERRILFECRVDKVSTFGKP; encoded by the coding sequence ATGACAATTCCGCTCTACAACTTTCTCGATGTTGCCGACGGACTGCAGGAAAACCAGTTCGGTATCGGTCACCGCACCGTCATAAACTCGCTCGACGATTTGGATCCCATCTATAAGCGACTTCTTGATGAACCGGTGACCGGCGTGTTTTCCGTGATTGCCCCGGATGGGCGTCCCAGCTTGACGCCAATGTGGTTCGATTACGACGGCGATAAGGTTCTCGTCAACGTCGCTGCCCATCGGAAGAAGACTGCGTGGATCAAGGCAAGTCCTGAGCTTTCGCTCATCCTCGTCAACCCTGAGAATGCATACCACTGGGTGTCGATGAAGATCACCGTCGAGCGGGAGATACATGAGGACGATCCGGCGGAAGGCAAGCGAGCTGCCGATCAGGTCGACAAGATCTGGCGGAAGTACACGGGGGATGAAGGTGTCTATGGGTTGCGCGATCCGGCCGGTCACGAGAGGCGCATTCTGTTCGAGTGTCGCGTCGACAAGGTGTCCACCTTCGGCAAGCCGTAG
- a CDS encoding LLM class flavin-dependent oxidoreductase, with translation MAQPKLIVQIYPMMPADDEADRIAKAPIGRNSELYHRVLHDWTDLVRLADDLGAWGISTIEHHLHSEGYEVGPNPGVLNGYWAAIVKNAYVGALGYVMATQDPIRVAEETAILDHLTKGKFFVGLARGYQSRWANILGQHSQAVATLGDKSDEDLLNRKLFEEKTEMLLKCWTEESVVLDGDSYVAPYPLDTGIVGYPAHEIASKAGAPGEIDGDGVVRRVSVVPKPYTNPHPLVFMATSKSPETIVYCAQKGFIPTYFMKTSDIEKHAQLYVKSAAAAGINRRLGERQNIVRWPHVCKDEAQYDQRLLDYDLDIYKNFYGPFFPQFPNDPDTDHIASMKESDIFIGGSLERSKELWQELIERVPSEYITLIWHYAQTPKEVVAEELTAFMQEILPTLEVPDFDAESPAV, from the coding sequence ATGGCACAGCCGAAACTGATAGTCCAGATCTATCCGATGATGCCCGCCGACGATGAAGCGGATCGCATAGCCAAGGCCCCTATTGGCCGTAATAGCGAGCTATATCATCGAGTCTTGCATGACTGGACCGACCTGGTCCGCCTAGCAGACGACCTCGGTGCCTGGGGCATTTCGACAATCGAACACCACCTCCACTCGGAAGGTTACGAAGTCGGTCCCAACCCCGGCGTCCTCAACGGATACTGGGCTGCCATTGTCAAAAACGCCTATGTCGGAGCACTCGGATATGTGATGGCGACCCAGGATCCGATTCGCGTAGCCGAAGAGACGGCCATCCTCGACCATCTAACCAAGGGCAAGTTCTTCGTCGGTCTGGCACGGGGATACCAGTCTCGATGGGCCAACATTCTCGGCCAACACTCCCAGGCAGTTGCCACCCTCGGCGATAAGAGCGACGAGGATCTTCTGAACCGCAAACTCTTCGAAGAAAAGACCGAAATGCTTCTGAAATGCTGGACAGAGGAGTCGGTTGTGCTCGATGGCGACAGCTATGTTGCCCCGTACCCACTGGATACCGGCATCGTGGGATATCCCGCCCATGAGATCGCATCAAAGGCGGGGGCGCCTGGTGAGATCGACGGAGATGGCGTGGTCCGGCGGGTTTCGGTAGTGCCAAAGCCATATACGAATCCCCACCCGCTCGTGTTTATGGCAACTTCGAAGAGCCCGGAAACAATCGTCTATTGCGCACAGAAGGGCTTCATTCCCACTTACTTCATGAAGACGTCAGACATCGAGAAGCACGCCCAGCTCTACGTCAAGTCAGCGGCTGCGGCCGGCATCAACCGGCGGTTGGGTGAGCGGCAAAACATCGTACGTTGGCCCCACGTCTGCAAAGACGAAGCGCAATACGACCAACGGCTGCTGGACTATGACCTCGATATCTACAAGAACTTCTACGGTCCATTCTTCCCACAATTCCCCAACGATCCTGATACCGATCACATTGCCAGCATGAAGGAGTCCGACATATTCATCGGCGGCTCCCTGGAGCGATCCAAGGAATTGTGGCAAGAACTCATCGAGCGGGTTCCGTCGGAATACATCACCTTGATATGGCACTATGCCCAGACCCCGAAGGAAGTGGTCGCAGAGGAGTTGACCGCCTTCATGCAGGAGATCCTCCCGACCCTCGAAGTCCCCGACTTCGACGCCGAGAGCCCGGCGGTTTGA
- a CDS encoding SMP-30/gluconolactonase/LRE family protein: MVNPIDRFEVDRSTIAYVGSGLQRPECILAEPDGMLWAADARGGVVRIDTRSGDQELIIQGAASSFANASDEASRFTKGTLPNGMAFASNGDLLISNFGTDRLERMTRSGENTVLYDSVDGEPIGKVNFVIRDSKDRIYITISTMIPNWMTAISPNVADGRIVLVDDRGIRIVADGLAFTNEIRLDSNEEWLYIAETCGPKVSRMRVLPDGSLTDYEVFGPNNHGALIDGIAFDEYGNLWGTHVFNDQIFAITPEGDLRIILDDDLGHPAGQEFLNAFWKDEVKPEHMLAAGGSIAPWMASVTFGGSDLKTVYIGSLRGTSIPYFTSPVAGLPMAHWA; encoded by the coding sequence ATGGTGAATCCGATTGACCGATTTGAGGTCGACCGCTCGACCATTGCGTATGTCGGTTCGGGCCTACAGAGGCCCGAATGCATCCTGGCCGAACCGGATGGAATGTTGTGGGCGGCAGACGCCCGGGGTGGGGTGGTGAGGATCGACACCAGGTCGGGCGACCAGGAACTCATCATCCAGGGAGCGGCCAGCAGCTTTGCGAACGCCAGCGACGAGGCCAGCCGGTTCACCAAAGGCACATTGCCAAATGGCATGGCGTTTGCTTCGAATGGTGACCTGCTCATTTCGAATTTCGGAACGGACCGCTTGGAACGAATGACCCGGTCTGGTGAGAATACGGTGCTCTACGATTCCGTCGATGGAGAACCGATCGGCAAGGTCAACTTCGTCATCCGCGACTCGAAAGATCGGATCTACATCACCATTTCGACGATGATCCCGAACTGGATGACGGCCATTTCGCCCAACGTGGCAGACGGCCGTATCGTGTTGGTAGACGATCGTGGCATCCGGATCGTGGCCGACGGCCTTGCATTCACGAACGAGATCCGGCTCGACTCCAACGAAGAGTGGCTCTACATCGCCGAAACGTGTGGACCCAAGGTCAGTCGGATGCGGGTTCTCCCTGACGGATCGCTTACGGATTATGAGGTTTTTGGGCCGAACAACCACGGTGCCCTGATCGATGGCATCGCCTTCGACGAATACGGGAACCTGTGGGGCACCCACGTCTTCAACGATCAGATCTTCGCGATCACGCCCGAGGGCGACCTCCGGATAATTCTTGATGATGACCTCGGCCATCCGGCCGGACAGGAATTCCTAAACGCCTTTTGGAAGGATGAGGTCAAACCGGAACACATGTTGGCTGCGGGCGGCAGCATCGCCCCATGGATGGCAAGCGTTACTTTCGGAGGCTCCGACCTCAAGACCGTATACATTGGAAGCCTCCGCGGTACATCGATCCCCTACTTCACGAGTCCGGTAGCCGGACTTCCGATGGCACACTGGGCCTAA
- a CDS encoding TerC/Alx family metal homeostasis membrane protein: protein MIALAYGADAFGEYLSGYLIEKSLSVDNVFVWSMLFASLSIPLKYQHRVLFWGIFGALTLRAVFILLGTALIGRLWWILLVFGAFLIFTGAKIIRHRAGEVQSEATRGLGLLRKILPVTEHLDGHRFFSKLDGRLAATPLLAALFVVEVTDIIFAVDSVPAILAVSNLPFLVFASNAFAILGLRAMYFLLANTRERFHYLSHALGGILIFVGVKMTISHWYHFFTDDLDATFDKVRDSGAEIVSEPADQFWAPATLPCVIRPAIWSALLKPETVKRTTQRKDTYENHDM, encoded by the coding sequence GTGATCGCCCTGGCGTACGGCGCCGACGCATTCGGCGAGTACCTCAGTGGCTACCTCATCGAGAAATCGCTCAGCGTCGACAACGTGTTCGTGTGGTCGATGCTATTCGCCAGCCTCTCGATCCCCCTCAAATACCAGCATCGCGTCCTGTTCTGGGGCATCTTTGGTGCGTTGACCCTCCGAGCGGTCTTCATCCTCCTCGGCACCGCCCTGATCGGCCGCCTCTGGTGGATTCTGCTCGTCTTCGGGGCGTTCCTGATCTTCACCGGGGCCAAGATCATCCGCCACCGGGCTGGCGAGGTCCAATCGGAGGCCACGCGAGGTCTCGGTCTTCTGCGCAAGATCCTGCCGGTGACCGAACATCTCGATGGACACAGGTTCTTCTCCAAGCTCGACGGCCGACTTGCCGCAACGCCCCTGCTAGCGGCACTGTTCGTCGTCGAAGTCACCGACATCATCTTCGCAGTCGACTCGGTACCGGCCATTCTGGCGGTTTCGAACCTACCGTTCCTCGTGTTCGCATCGAATGCTTTCGCCATCCTGGGTCTACGAGCTATGTATTTCCTTCTCGCCAACACCAGAGAACGCTTCCACTACCTGTCGCACGCCCTCGGCGGCATACTTATTTTCGTCGGAGTCAAAATGACAATCTCACACTGGTACCACTTCTTCACCGACGACCTCGACGCCACCTTCGACAAGGTGCGTGATTCGGGCGCCGAGATCGTGTCGGAACCAGCCGATCAGTTTTGGGCGCCCGCGACTTTGCCGTGCGTGATCCGTCCGGCAATCTGGTCCGCATTGCTCAAGCCTGAAACAGTGAAACGAACTACCCAACGGAAAGACACGTATGAAAACCATGACATGTAG